A stretch of the Microtus ochrogaster isolate Prairie Vole_2 linkage group LG2, MicOch1.0, whole genome shotgun sequence genome encodes the following:
- the LOC101983628 gene encoding LOW QUALITY PROTEIN: oogenesin-1-like (The sequence of the model RefSeq protein was modified relative to this genomic sequence to represent the inferred CDS: deleted 1 base in 1 codon), whose amino-acid sequence MPPFGPYPGQMRNLHTLMLEGIVNTFRVGESEELEEEWMNTLFSQLPKSHYLQHLYVDDIYVLLGSLAEWLRCLKKPLETLSITFCHLIQRDLDYLPQCLNLSQFKHLFLSYTVFDEWFKPLGKLLERVKDTLQTLNLEKCWLEDSAFSDFMPALSQCSQLLKINFFFNNKLSLPLLKQFLQHTAKLNKLTQELYPIPLECYDNRGLVLVQRFDKLCPELLDILRSKRQSKAVSFVSSICPKCFQFCVYDLESRHCLCWQ is encoded by the exons ATGCCTCCTTTTGGACCATACCCGGGACAGATGAGAAACCTTCACACACTCATGCTGGAAGGCATCGTGAATACATTCAGGGTCGGTGAATCTGAAGAgctggaagaggagtggatgaaCACATTGTTCTCACAATTACCCAAATCCCACTACCTCCAGCATCTCTATGTAGATGATATTTATGTTCTGCTTGGCAGCCTGGCAGAGTGGCTCAGGTGCCTGAAGAAGCCCTTGGAGACCCTGTCCATCACTTTCTGTCACCTCATACAGAGAGACCTGGATTACCTGCCCCAGTGCCTGAACCTTTCTCAGTTTAAGCATCTCTTCCTGAGTTACACAGTTTTTGATGAGTGGTTTAAACCACTTGGAAAGCTCCTTGAGAGAGTCAAAGACACCTTGCAAACTCTGAATTTGGAGAAATGTTGGCTGGAGGATTCTGCATTTAGTGATTTTATGCCTGCCCTGAGCCAATGCTCCCAGCTTCTcaagatcaatttttttttt aataataaactgtctctgcccctcctgaAGCAATTCCTTCAACACACAGCCAAACTGAACAAGCTCACCCAGGAACTATACCCTATCCCTCTGGAGTGCTATGACAATAGAGGCTTAGTCCTTGTACAGAGATTTGACAAACTTTGTCCTGAGCTTCTGGATATACTCAGGTCCAAAAGACAGTCCAAGGCAGTCAGTTTTGTATCCAGCATCTGTCCTAAATGTTTTCAGTTCTGTGTCTATGACCTGGAGAGCAGACATTGCCTTTGCTGGCAATAA